In the Ipomoea triloba cultivar NCNSP0323 chromosome 6, ASM357664v1 genome, one interval contains:
- the LOC116023823 gene encoding growth-regulating factor 3-like, producing MSGTSTSVSGGGVGYGYGFRPPFTAVQWQELEHQAMIYKYLVAGVPVPPDLVVPIRRSFDALSSRFFHHPTLGYCSYYGKKFDPEPGRCRRTDGKKWRCSKDAYPDSKYCERHMHRGRNRSRKPVESQSASQPLSTAMSHVTSGSSVTSGSFQSTDRSFQNMPLYSIANSEGLCYGSPATATKLQMESASYGRDNKDFWYTHGMNPNADEHNFPPETSASVGSLGMGSSIDSTWPPVQFQVSSSPMLKLKNESLLLGSSSSNVHLPGGVYEPIADATIPKQRQQHCLFGSDINSPGTVKQEQQSMRPFFSEWPATKESWSNLDSDGSNKTQLSISIPVTTSDFPSRNASSQNDA from the exons ATGAGCGGGACTTCGACATCGGTGTCGGGCGGCGGGGTGGGGTATGGGTATGGTTTCCGGCCGCCGTTCACGGCGGTGCAGTGGCAGGAACTGGAGCACCAAGCTATGATATACAAGTATCTGGTGGCGGGTGTACCCGTGCCTCCTGACCTGGTTGTCCCCATTCGCCGGAGCTTCGATGCTCTCTCCTCTCGGTTCTTCCATCATCCCACCT TGGGGTACTGTTCCTATTATGGGAAGAAATTTGATCCTGAGCCAGGAAGATGCCGAAGAACAGATGGGAAGAAGTGGAGGTGCTCTAAAGATGCATATCCCGACTCCAAATACTGTGAGCGCCACATGCACCGTGGCCGCAACCGTTCAAGAAAGCCTGTGGAATCTCAATCTGCTTCCCAACCATTGTCGACTGCCATGTCACACGTTACTTCTGGGAGCAGTGTTACGAGTGGAAGTTTTCAAAGTACTGATCGAAGCTTCCAAAACATGCCATTATATTCAATCGCCAATTCAGAAGGTCTATGTTATGGAAGCCCCGCAACTGCAACTAAGTTGCAGATGGAATCTGCTTCTTACGGGAGAGACAACAAGGACTTCTG GTATACCCATGGAATGAATCCCAATGCGGATGAACACAATTTCCCGCCAGAAACATCTGCGAGTGTGGGGAGTCTGGGGATGGGGTCCAGTATCGACAGCACATGGCCTCCCGTGCAATTCCAAGTCTCCTCCAGTCCCATGTTGAAACTGAAAAACGAGTCTCTGTTATTGGGCAGCTCATCGTCCAATGTGCATCTGCCTGGCGGTGTGTATGAGCCTATAGCTGATGCCACAATTCCAAAACAGCGACAGCAGCATTGCTTATTCGGGAGCGACATCAATTCCCCTGGGACAGTAAAGCAGGAGCAACAGTCTATGCGTCCTTTCTTCAGTGAGTGGCCTGCAACAAAGGAGTCGTGGTCCAACCTTGATAGCGACGGATCAAACAAAACACAACTCTCGATATCCATCCCCGTGACCACCTCCGATTTTCCTTCAAGAAACGCCAGTTCCCAAAATG ATGCCTGA
- the LOC116021737 gene encoding cadmium-induced protein AS8 produces MIIKGVFRRYERWNPVHPTYGAFWGIGIGIGCGVGWGPGFGPEVIGYVGAGCGAGFSVGITLAGIGIGLPANDFFTAPYNAFMATRSGALDVARSSGLLSIRNDGREGWFNLDPQISGLQQKIGGAFSTLTVKGSLKNAIDFSDLKTQSVLLTKGFLDQMKTISKHESKGSEDE; encoded by the exons ATGATCATAAAGGGCGTGTTCCGTAGATATGAAAGGTGGAATCCAGTGCACCCAACTTATGGAGCCTTCTGgggaattggaattggaatcGGGTGTGGAGTGGGATGGGGACCTGGTTTTGGTCCTGAGGTGATTGGTTATGTTGGAGCAGGCTGCGGTGCAGGGTTTAGTGTGGGAATCACTCTAGCTGGAATTGGGATTGGGCTTCCTGCCAATGACTTCTTCACAGCTCCTTACAATG CATTCATGGCTACGAGAAGTGGTGCTCTAGATGTTGCTCGATCGAGTGGTCTACTGAGCATCCGAAATGATGGCAGGGAGGGTTGGTTTAACTTGGATCCACAGATTTCTGGTTTGCAGCAGAAAATAGGAGGGGCATTTTCTACCTTAACAGTGAAAGGTTCTTTGAAGAATGCCATAGATTTCTCTGACTTGAAAACCCAAAGTGTTTTGCTTACAAAAGGTTTTTTGGATCAAATGAAGACGATTAGCAAGCATGAAAGTAAAG GTTCAGAAGATGAATAG
- the LOC116022544 gene encoding disease resistance protein RPM1-like, with translation MAEAAVELLVVSITYLLNRPGFLIGGVRQEISKIKLELESMRCFIKDAEKCKNEIEGVSVWAVQVRDIVFEAEDVIDEFLYHVDGMKKSGFKAFLLRMLKLPEELWITHKTAVELKKIKGEIKDIAKRSKRYDLSHIVSSSEPSSHSRSHAQNISDSAFFIGSDEIVGLDSETDELLTWLEGEEEHRIVISVVGMGGSGKTTLVSKTYTSRTIKRNFNCCAWVSVSRHYTIEDLLRRMITEFFNDKDEPVPKKMNSMDYKHLVETLVKFLEQKRYVVVLDDVWNINFWRQVCVALPDNKNRSRVIITTRKEDIASYPYGAGCRVFHSQPLSKSDAWALFCRKAFCNEHNCNCPEELEGIGHTLVEKCEGLPLAIVALGGLMGSKDPSERKWREVYNALSWHISNNPLLDEVKTIFLLSFNDLPYYLKNCFLYCCLFPMGRWVGAGRLMRMWMAEGFLEERRGLIPEEVGKIYLKELISRSLLQVTKRHSYLRPKMCKLHDLMWELAHSLSEQENFLSICDPENLEGEIRARRLSVHASDGTFRMGGDMKNVRSFSAFDVKETLDDLLPRFRLLRVLELPDAQIQHLPDVIGNLFNLRYLGLSGTLIKELPKSVGRLRNLYTLDIRRTNVKALPQEIDKLFYLRHLLLYQEIEKECFTYTKGMRVPATICKIKNLQVVNCIEANADIIKGIGKMSQLVRIGLTNVRETDKKALCASIEKLKFLRQLLLMVAEENESLPIDHLSSTPTNFRKLTLVGKLKDVPHWFPSLRNIIHLHLHWSRLTEDPVPYLCELQCLEHLTLVNAYSSGKEQLFFSSGFLKLEDLHLAVFPDLVEIVFSNGVMPRLECLNIHSCPKLNKVPQGIEYLTRLEELDLKGVSGEFIQRIGGDGIDRPKIRHIPSIKYRTETESCHL, from the coding sequence ATGGCAGAGGCTGCAGTGGAACTCTTGGTAGTGAGCATCACATACCTTCTTAATAGGCCGGGGTTTCTGATTGGTGGAGTACGGCAAGAAATCTCCAAGATCAAACTTGAGCTCGAGAGCATGAGATGCTTCATAAAGGATGCTGAGAAGTGCAAAAACGAAATTGAAGGGGTGTCTGTTTGGGCAGTACAAGTGAGGGACATAGTATTTGAAGCGGAAGATGTTATAGACGAGTTCTTGTATCATGTAGACGGTATGAAGAAAAGTGGTTTTAAAGCTTTCTTACTCAGGATGTTAAAGCTTCCAGAGGAACTCTGGATTACACACAAAACTGCCGTTGAGCTGAAAAAGATCAAAGGTGAGATCAAAGACATTGCCAAAAGAAGTAAGAGGTACGATCTTAGTCACATTGTGTCATCCTCAGAACCATCAAGTCACTCTCGCAGCCATGCACAAAACATCAGTGACTCGGCTTTCTTCATCGGGAGTGATGAGATTGTTGGACTCGATTCAGAAACAGACGAGTTGCTAACCTGGTTGGAGGGAGAAGAGGAACACCGTATTGTGATTTCTGTTGTGGGCATGGGGGGTTCAGGGAAGACAACTTTAGTTTCGAAAACCTACACCAGCCGTACCATCAAGAGGAATTTCAACTGCTGTGCATGGGTGTCTGTCTCGAGGCATTACACGATAGAGGACTTGCTCAGAAGGATGATAACTGAATTTTTCAATGACAAGGATGAACCAGTCCCCAAAAAGATGAATTCCATGGATTACAAGCACTTGGTGGAGACGCTTGTCAAATTCTTGGAGCAAAAGAGGTATGTTGTAGTTTTGGATGATGTATGGAATATCAATTTTTGGAGACAAGTATGTGTTGCTCTCCCTGATAATAAAAATCGAAGCAGAGTAATCATAACAACACGGAAGGAAGACATAGCATCTTATCCTTATGGGGCAGGTTGCCGTGTTTTCCATTCTCAACCTCTCTCAAAGAGCGATGCTTGGGCTCTCTTTTGTAGAAAGGCTTTTTGCAATGAGCATAATTGCAACTGTCCTGAAGAGCTAGAAGGCATAGGTCATACCTTGGTTGAAAAATGTGAGGGTTTGCCTCTTGCAATTGTTGCTCTAGGTGGTCTCATGGGTTCAAAAGATCCGTCAGAACGAAAATGGAGGGAAGTTTATAATGCCCTCAGCTGGCATATCAGCAACAACCCGTTGCTTGATGAGGTCAAAACCATTTTTCTATTGAGCTTCAATGACTTGCCTTATTATCTTAAGAACTGCTTTTTATACTGTTGCCTTTTCCCGATGGGAAGATGGGTCGGAGCTGGCAGACTAATGAGAATGTGGATGGCCGAAGGGTTTCTTGAAGAAAGAAGGGGTCTAATACCGGAGGAAGTAGGAAAAATCTATCTCAAAGAACTCATTTCTAGAAGCCTCCTTCAAGTTACAAAGCGCCATAGTTACTTAAGGCCGAAGATGTGTAAGCTTCATGATCTGATGTGGGAGCTGGCTCATTCATTGTCGGAGCaggaaaatttcttgtcaatCTGTGATCCAGAAAACCTGGAAGGAGAAATAAGAGCACGCCGCTTGTCTGTGCATGCCAGTGATGGAACGTTTCGCATGGGGGGCGATATGAAAAACGTTAGATCTTTTTCTGCCTTTGATGTTAAAGAGACTTTGGATGATCTTTTACCGAGATTCAGACTATTAAGGGTCCTGGAGTTGCCGGATGCACAAATTCAGCATTTGCCTGATGTCATTGGTAATTTATTCAATCTAAGGTACTTAGGTCTGAGTGGAACTCTTATCAAGGAACTGCCCAAGTCTGTGGGTAGACTCAGGAACTTGTACACCCTCGACATTAGGAGAACGAATGTGAAGGCACTACCACAGGAAATAGACAAGTTGTTCTATTTGAGGCATTTACTTCTCTATCAAGAGATAGAAAAGGAATGTTTCACGTATACTAAAGGAATGCGAGTTCCAGCTACCATATGCAAGATAAAGAATCTACAAGTTGTTAACTGCATTGAAGCAAATGCTGATATTATCAAGGGAATTGGGAAAATGAGTCAGCTTGTAAGGATCGGGCTTACAAATGTGAGAGAAACAGATAAGAAGGCTCTGTGTGCCTCAATCGAAAAACTGAAGTTTCTTCGACAGCTTCTACTAATGGTTGCTGAAGAGAATGAAAGTCTTCCAATAGATCACCTCTCTTCCACACCAACTAATTTCCGAAAGCTCACTTTGGTTGGGAAACTAAAAGATGTCCCCCATTGGTTCCCTTCACTGCGCAATATTATACATTTGCATTTGCATTGGAGCCGATTGACAGAGGATCCTGTACCCTACCTTTGCGAGCTTCAGTGTTTGGAGCACCTTACTTTAGTCAATGCTTATAGCTCTGGCAAGGAACAACTGTTCTTCAGTTCTGGATTCCTAAAGCTTGAGGACTTACACCTTGCAGTTTTCCCTGATTTAGTAGAAATCGTGTTTTCAAATGGAGTGATGCCCAGGCTCGAATGCCTGAATATACATTCGTGCCCTAAACTGAACAAGGTGCCCCAAGGTATTGAATACCTTACCAGACTTGAAGAGCTCGACTTGAAAGGAGTTTCAGGAGAGTTCATACAACGTATTGGAGGCGATGGCATTGATCGTCCAAAGATCAGGCATATTCCATCCATCAAGTACCGTACTGAGACAGAATCTTGCCATTTGTAA